A stretch of Lates calcarifer isolate ASB-BC8 unplaced genomic scaffold, TLL_Latcal_v3 _unitig_458_quiver_1800, whole genome shotgun sequence DNA encodes these proteins:
- the LOC108900688 gene encoding gamma-aminobutyric acid receptor subunit rho-2 yields MQRYSRFLLLLLCLILIGECRKHKSRKKRWSSAETHKLGNPLSKKTVDGTKTRKVKTSHLLRIDDHDFTMRPAFAGPAVPVGVDVQVESLDSISEVDMDFTMTLYLRHYWKDERLAFPSSTNKSMTFDGRLVKKIWVPDVFFVHSKRSFIHDTTTDNIMLRVYPDGHVLYSLRVTVTAACNMDFSRFPLDSQTCTLELESYAYTDEDLMLYWKSGDESLSTDERISLSQFLIQKFHTTSRLAFYSSTGWYNRLYINFTLRRHIFFFLLQTYFPATLMVMLSWVSFWIDRRAVPARVSLGITTVLTMSTIITGVNASMPRVSYIKAVDIYLWVSFVFVFLSVLEYAAVNYLTTVRDGKDRKLREKAREQSHTLPCTCGMSHARTMMLDGTYSEADTNSLAGYTRASMTAEDTSEKQERMVVHLSLDNESTGTKKKGIRGFRIIQNTHAIDTYSRMIFPGAYILFNLIYWCVYC; encoded by the exons ATGCAGCGTTACTCCAggttcctcctcctgctcctgtgtTTGATCCTGATCGGGGAGTGcaggaaacacaaaagcagGAAAAAGCGCTGGTCGTCGGCGGAGACTCACAAGCTGGGCAA TCCTCTGTCGAAGAAGACTGTGGATGGAACTAAAACCCGAAAGGTGAAGACCAGCCACCTTCTGCGCATAGACGACCACGACTTCACTATGAGGCCCGCCTTTGCAG GTCCTGCTGTCCCTGTTGGAGTGGATGTTCAGGTGGAGAGCTTGGACAGCATATCAGAGGTCGACATG gaCTTCACCATGACCCTGTATCTGAGGCACTACTGGAAGGATGAGAGGCTGGCCTTCCCCAGCTCCACCAACAAGAGCATGACCTTTGACGGGCGGCTGGTGAAAAAAATCTGGGTACCGGACGTGTTCTTTGTCCACTCAAAGAGGTCCTTCATCCACGACACCACCACTGACAACATCATGCTGCGAGTTTACCCCGACGGTCACGTCCTGTACAGCCTGAG GGTTACAGTTACTGCTGCGTGCAACATGGATTTCAGTCGTTTCCCTTTGGACTCGCAGACGTGCACACTGGAGCTGGAGAGCT ATGCGTACACAGACGAGGACCTGATGCTGTACTGGAAAAGCGGTGATGAGTCTCTGAGCACTGATGAAAGGATTTCTCTGTCACAGTTCCTCATCCAGAAGTTTCACACTACCTCCAGACTGGCTTTCTACAGCAGCACAG GTTGGTACAACCGTCTGTACATCAACTTCACTCTGCGGCGTCACATCttctttttcctgctgcagacCTACTTCCCTGCTACTCTGATGGTCATGTTGTCCTGGGTGTCTTTCTGGATTGATCGCAGGGCCGTCCCTGCCAGAGTCTCATTAG GTATAACCACAGTGCTCACCATGTCCACCATCATCACTGGAGTCAATGCCTCCATGCCCAGGGTCTCCTACATCAAAGCTGTGGACATTTACCTCTGGgtcagttttgtctttgtcttcctgtctgtgctcGAATATGCTGCTGTCAACTACCTGACGACAGTGAGGGATGGTAAAGACCGGAAGCTCAGAGAAAAAGCCAGGGAACAG TCCCATACCCTCCCCTGCACCTGCGGCATGTCCCATGCTAGGACCATGATGTTGGATGGGACGTACAGTGAGGCAGACACCAACAGTTTGGCAGGTTACACCAGAGCCTCCATGACAGCTGAGGACACGTCAGAAAAACAGGAGCGAATGGTGGTGCATCTCTCCCTGGACAACGAGTCCACGGGGACCAAGAAAAAGGGCATCCGCGGCTTCAGGATTATCCAGAACACCCATGCCATCGACACCTACTCTCGCATGATCTTCCCTGGTGCCTACATCCTGTTTAACCTGATCTACTGGTGTGTGTACTgttga